The genomic stretch ATGCCGAGCGGGACGATGGGCAGGAATGGAGCGACGCATGAGTGACGAGGCACAGGAAACGACGACCGACGCCGAAGAGGCAACGGAGACCGGGGTGAGCCTCGAAGGGGATACATTCCCGATCGGCGTCTTCATCACCACCGAGAACGGCGACATCTACCGCCAGGCGACCCCCGGGTCCGGCTTCTACGGCTCCGGCGCCAACCGCGGCAGTGGCAACGACAACCACGCCCGCTGGACCACCCCCGGCTTCCAGAAGGACAAGTGGGAGCGCGGCCCGCTGATGCCGCGGTAGCCGAGGGTCATAACGCGGGTTTCGCGAACCTGATCATCGATAGCGACGCACGACATCCAGCATCATCACACTCCGTGGTCTGCGCCCCTCAATCCGCCGCGGCCGGCGCCTGACGCGCTCCCGGTCGCCAGACGTGTCCCGGCTTCACCTGCTCGGCAAGCACCTCGGCGATGTGCTTCACAGGCCGGCCGGTGCTCCTGGCAGCAGGAGATACGGGCGATGGCGTTCATCCAGTGCGGGGATCGACTACCCGATGAACGGCCCTGGTGGCCGGCGGATGCGCATGCGGCCCGGCTCGACGATGACAAGCAGCCCAGCGAGCTCCTCGTTGCGCAGCTCCTCTAGCGCCCGCGCTAGCTCGTCGTTCAACCTCGCGACCGACACCTCGTTGGGAACTCTCACGACCACGATTCCCGCGTGCGAACCCAACGGGTACGTCAGGGGGTTGGCGAAGCCCAGGTCTGCAGTAATGACTGTGAAGGAATGCTCCTGCGCGTAGGCAAACACATCGGCGTCGCTATGCCCACGAAGCCCAACATCGCGAACGTCTTCGGCAGCGTATCCAGCCTCCCGCAGAACACGCACGGTCGAGCGTGGCATGTCTTCGTCGATCAGAAACGCCACCACTCAGGCCGTCACTCGCCATTCTTCCGATTCGAGCACGTGAGCTGCATAGTGAAGTGCTGCGGTCACATCCTCGACGGCGATCCCGTACTCCTCCGCGATCTCGGTCGCCGTCATACCGCTGGCCAATCGTCCAACAATGACATCGACCGGGACGCGGGTACCCTCGATGACCGGCTTCCCCGAGCGCACCGCCGAATCGACGGTGATCCGCGGCGCGATAGTCTGGGCCATCCGATTCGCTCCCTTCGTCAGTCCGCCGCTTGCGCCTTCCCCACCCCCGGCCGCCAGACGTGCCCTGGCTGGACCTGTTCGGCCAGGACCTCGGCGATGTGCTGCACCCGCCGGCCGGTAAAGTGCTCGATCTGCTGGTGGCAGGAGACGCCGGCGATGGCGATCGTCGTCTCGGGCGGGGTCGTGCGGACCCGCGGGAAGAGGCGTTCCTCGCCGACCTTGCGCGAGACGTCGTAGTGCTCGGCCTCGTAGCCGAACGAGCCGGCCATCCCGCAGCAGCCCGCGCCGGACTCCTTCGCGTCGATCCCGGCCAGCCGCAGCGCATCCATCGACGCCTTCATGCCGATCAGCGCCTTCTGGTGGCAGTGGCCGTGGAAGAAGACGGAGCGTGGCTCGCTGCGCCACTCGATCCCCAGATCCTCGGTCGCAGCGACGCGGGCCAGGAACTCGTCGATCATGTACGAGTTGGCGGCGACGTGCGCGGCGTCCGGGTCGCCGGGCATCAGGTCGAGGTACTCGTCCCGCAGGGTGAAGATGCATGACGGCTCGGAGCCGACGATCGGGATGCCCTGGCGGGCGTAGGGCGCGAGGTGGAAGACGTTTTGCCGTGCCAGACCGCGCGCCTGCTCGACCAGCCCCTTCGAGAGCATCGGCCGGCCGCAGCACGCTCGCCGCGTCTCGACGATCACCTCGTACCCCGCCGCCTCCAGCAGCCGGACGGTCGCCCGGCCGACGCGCGGGTAGTTGTAGGTCGCGAAGGTGTCGTGGAAGTAGACGACCTGGCCACGAGTGTAGCGCGGCTCGGTGGCCTGCCGCGCGTCACGACGGGCGACATGCTTCGCCCACCATGCCTCGAACGTCTCCTCGGCGAACGGCGATATCTCGCGCTCGGTGGCGATGCCGACCTTACGCATCGCGATCTTCGCCGCGGGCGAGCGCATTGCCGCGTTCGCCAGCTTCGGCGTCTTCGACGCCAGCTTCGACGAGGCATGGATGTTGGCGAAGATGCGCGTGCGCAGCGGGACGCCGTGCTCTTCGAGGTAGTGGGCCAGGTACTCGGTCTTGATCTTGGCCATATCGACGCTGGACGGGCACTCGGTCTTGCACGCCTTGCAGGAGATGCAGAGGTCGAGGACGTCGTAGACCTCCGGCCCGAGCAGCTCCTCCGGCGAGAACATCCGGCCGGAGAGCGCGTTGCGCAGCGCGTTGGCCCGCGCGCGGGTGGTGTCCTTCTCGTCGCGGGTCGCCATGTACGACGGACACATCGTCCCGGCCCCGACCTTGCGGCAGACCCCCGCGCCGTTGCACATCTCGATCGCGCGGGCGAAGCCGCCCTCCCTCGAGAAATCGAGGAAGGTCTGAATCGGCACGGTCTGGTAGCTCGCGCCATAGCGCAGGCTCTCGGTCATCGGCGGCGCGTTGACCACCTTGCCGGGATTCATCAGCCCCTGCGGGTCGAAGATGCCCTTCAGCTCGCGCATCGCCTGATAGAGCTCGGGACCGAAGATCGTCTCGTTCAGCTCCGAGCGCTGGAGCCCGTCGCCGTGCTCGCCACTCAGCACGCCGCTGAAGCGGTGCGCCATCTCGGCGGCAGCGCGGGTAACCTCGTCCATCACGCGGACACCCTCGGCGTCCTTAAGGTTGATCAACGGGCGGATATGCAGGCAGCCGGCGCTGGCATGGGCGTAGTAGGCCGCGACGGTGCCGTATTCGGCGCAGAGTCGCTTGATCTCGGCGACATATTCGGCCAGGTGCTCGACGGGGACGGAGACGTCCTCGATGCCGGGGATCGGCTTGGCGTCGCCCCGGATGCTCATCAGCAGCCCGAGGCCGGCCTTGCGGACTGTCCAGACGTCGGTCTGGCCCTTCGCGTCGAACACGCGGACGATCGGCGTGTGGGGCAGCAGTCCCTTCTGGCGCAGGTGATACTCGAGCTTGTCGACCTTGTCGCGTAGCTCCTCGTCGGTCTCGCCGTAGAACTCGACCGCCAGCACTGCCTCCGGATTGCCAGTGATGTTGGCGATCTGGGCGGCGTAGCCCGGCTGCTGACGGGTCAGCTCGATCAGCATGCGGTCCATCAGCTCGACCGCCGACGGCTCGACCTCGAGGATCGACGTCGTCACCTCCATCGACTCGACCAGGTCGTCGAACTGCAGCAGCGCCAGCGCCGTCTTTGTCGGGCGCGGAACGAGGCCGACCGTTACGTCGAGCAGCGTCCCGAACGTGCCCTCCGATGAGGCCAGCAGGCGAGCCGGATTGAAGTCGTCCTTCAGCAGCTCGTTCAGCGAGTAACCGGTCGCGCGCCGCCAGTGGCGCGGGAAATCGCGGGCGATCAGTGGCGCGCGCTGCTCCTGGAAGGCAACGATCTTCGTCATCAGCCGGCCGAGCGCGTCGTCCTGCCCGGCCCGCGCCAGCGCGGATCGGTCGAGCGCGACGGTCGCGCCATCGGCCAGCAGCAGCGAGACCTGCTGCAGGTGGTCGGCGGTCATCCCGTAGAGGATCGAGTGCGCGCCGGCCGAGTTGTTCGAGACGACCCCGCCGACTGTCGCGCGGTTGCTGGAGCTGGGGTCGGGACCGTACATCAGGCCGTGCGGCAGCAGCTTCGTGTTCAGCAGGTCGAGGTTGATCCCCGGCTGGACGCGGGCGGTGCGCTCCTCGGGATTGATCTCCAGCACGTCATTCATGTACTTCGAGAGATCGATGACGAGCGAGTGGCCGACGGTCTGGCCGGCCAGCGCCGAGCCGCCCCCGCGCGGCAGGATCGAGATGCCGTGCTTCGCCGCCAGCTCATGGGCGGCGCGCACGTCGTCGGCGTGGCGCGGGATGACGACGCCGACCGGCTCAATCTGGTAATTGCTCGCGTCAGTCGAGTAGAGCATCCGCGACGTGCGATCGAAGCGCACCTCGCCATCGATACGCCCGCGCAGCTCCGCCTCGAGCATAACCGTCGCCCCGTCGGGCTTCGCCATCGGTACTGTCGTCGCCATGAAAGCCTCCCGCGTGGTCTCCTCGCCCTGCCCAGAGATCGCAGTGTACAGCAGGATCGGAGGGTCGGGTCATCGCGTAGACACGCGAACCCGTCGGGGAGCCGTCGGCGGTGGCGGACCAATGCGTCTCGAATGGTCGACGTAAGCTGTGTACGGACGGGACAGCTTTCGATGCCCCACACACTTGTGATTGACGTTGGGGGTCTACTTGACAGAATACAAGTCGTTGCATACTATTGAGTTAACAAGCATTCGTAATCGACGCGTGTCATCAGGCACTGTCGCAATCTCGTCCCATGCTGACAACCCCGCCAGTGCTTTGATAGGAGGCTCCTCCTGGGCAAGAGCACCTTCGCCATCGCGCTTCTCGCGATATTGACAGCAGTGCTCCTTGCAGTTGTCACTGCGGGTGGCGACCGTGACTCGATCGCGGGACACATCCCTGGGTCACGACCGCCACTACCAACAACTGGGCTGGTTCCAGAGGGTAACAATCTGCCAGTGCTAGCCACAGTCGCACCACCGGATGCTGATTCTCGACCTTGGCTGATGCAGAGTCCGGTCCGTGCGAACGCCGTCCTGCACTGGGTGGAATCCAGCGCGGCGTCGGGAGAGTCGACGATCGTTTCCGAGATCTGGGTGCAGCTCGATGGCGACGGTGTCATCAAGCGTCTGCACACCATCTCCACCGATAGCGACGGCGGATTTGTGCAGGAGAACGGGTATGAGGACCGGACCGCCTACACCGTCTGGGCAGCCGGCACGAACCAGCTACATCCGGGAGGCGCCGCCTGCGTCGAAGCCGGCAGTTCGCCACCACCACCGGGGCCGGCCGGTCCGCCGTTTCTCGTCGATGCGGTCACGCTGCAACAGTACGGATTTTCCCTGGTAACGGGCGACGCTCCGATCGTGCCAACGACGCCACCTCTTGATGGCGTCGAACCACGGCAGTCGTTCTCGGCGAACGGCCCGTTGACGACGTGGGAGAAGCAGTTGGAGCGACCAGGCGGCGGCACAACCGTCATGCGAGGGTCGATTGGCGCGGCGCAACGTGGCATCTCCAGCAGCCTGACCGAGCTGGCGGCGGATGGATCCGTCATCCGGATGTCCGAAGGCGCCTATGGCCGGCTCGATGTCTACGACCCTGCGGTCGTGCCCAACGCCGTGTTCGCAAAGGTCTCGACTATCGAGGAGCAATGTCATGGACCACGATAAGTGCAGATATCTCCTAGCGGTCGTAGTTTTAGCCACAGTGCTTGCAGGCGCCCTTTTTGCACCGTCGACAGCGCATGCCGGGTGGACGCCATGGTCATGTGGATGGGCAGTTCAGGATTACTATGTACAAGGAGGCGATCTCGACGGCAGCGCTTGTGCGCGCTGGAATGACACATTCGGTTGGGATGTTTGGGGACAAACGTGGGTTCCAACGTCGTACCGGATTGACACAATGGTTATTGGACAGAGGATACGTGCACCAGTTCTTGGACGAATCAAATGACGGGATCTGGCACCGCGTATAATGCCACCTATGGAGATAGTGGATCGGCAGCGTTTGGATACTATCAATCCTGTAAACCATGGGAGGTTCATCAATATCGCGTATACTATTCCGGATCGCGCATGAGATATAGCACATCCTCATGGGAAGGAACATATGGCTTTTGGTATCCATGACGCGACGACGCTATTGCGTCGACCCCTCGATAATACCTTGGCAAGCGCGATCAATGGCTCGCATCGATCGCGCAGAGCATCCGCGACG from Thermomicrobiales bacterium encodes the following:
- a CDS encoding DUF433 domain-containing protein — translated: MAQTIAPRITVDSAVRSGKPVIEGTRVPVDVIVGRLASGMTATEIAEEYGIAVEDVTAALHYAAHVLESEEWRVTA
- a CDS encoding DUF5615 family PIN-like protein; the encoded protein is MVAFLIDEDMPRSTVRVLREAGYAAEDVRDVGLRGHSDADVFAYAQEHSFTVITADLGFANPLTYPLGSHAGIVVVRVPNEVSVARLNDELARALEELRNEELAGLLVIVEPGRMRIRRPPGPFIG
- a CDS encoding FAD-linked oxidase C-terminal domain-containing protein; protein product: MATTVPMAKPDGATVMLEAELRGRIDGEVRFDRTSRMLYSTDASNYQIEPVGVVIPRHADDVRAAHELAAKHGISILPRGGGSALAGQTVGHSLVIDLSKYMNDVLEINPEERTARVQPGINLDLLNTKLLPHGLMYGPDPSSSNRATVGGVVSNNSAGAHSILYGMTADHLQQVSLLLADGATVALDRSALARAGQDDALGRLMTKIVAFQEQRAPLIARDFPRHWRRATGYSLNELLKDDFNPARLLASSEGTFGTLLDVTVGLVPRPTKTALALLQFDDLVESMEVTTSILEVEPSAVELMDRMLIELTRQQPGYAAQIANITGNPEAVLAVEFYGETDEELRDKVDKLEYHLRQKGLLPHTPIVRVFDAKGQTDVWTVRKAGLGLLMSIRGDAKPIPGIEDVSVPVEHLAEYVAEIKRLCAEYGTVAAYYAHASAGCLHIRPLINLKDAEGVRVMDEVTRAAAEMAHRFSGVLSGEHGDGLQRSELNETIFGPELYQAMRELKGIFDPQGLMNPGKVVNAPPMTESLRYGASYQTVPIQTFLDFSREGGFARAIEMCNGAGVCRKVGAGTMCPSYMATRDEKDTTRARANALRNALSGRMFSPEELLGPEVYDVLDLCISCKACKTECPSSVDMAKIKTEYLAHYLEEHGVPLRTRIFANIHASSKLASKTPKLANAAMRSPAAKIAMRKVGIATEREISPFAEETFEAWWAKHVARRDARQATEPRYTRGQVVYFHDTFATYNYPRVGRATVRLLEAAGYEVIVETRRACCGRPMLSKGLVEQARGLARQNVFHLAPYARQGIPIVGSEPSCIFTLRDEYLDLMPGDPDAAHVAANSYMIDEFLARVAATEDLGIEWRSEPRSVFFHGHCHQKALIGMKASMDALRLAGIDAKESGAGCCGMAGSFGYEAEHYDVSRKVGEERLFPRVRTTPPETTIAIAGVSCHQQIEHFTGRRVQHIAEVLAEQVQPGHVWRPGVGKAQAAD